A genomic stretch from Bradyrhizobium sp. 195 includes:
- the nifE gene encoding nitrogenase iron-molybdenum cofactor biosynthesis protein NifE: MTSLPTTIQDVFNEPGCARNASKSNVERKNGCTKQLKPGGVAGGCAFDGAKVALQPFTDVAHLVHGPIACEGNSWDNRGSASSGSDLWRRSFTTDMSETDIVFGGEKRLYRAVKEITEKYDPQAIFVYQTCVPAMIGDDIDAVCKAASAKFGKPVIPINAPGFVGSKNLGNKLAGEALLEHVIGTAEPDYTTAYDINIIGEYNLSGELWQVKPLLDELGIRILSCISGDGKYREVAYSHRAKAAMMVCSKAMINVARKMRQRYGIPFFEGSFYGIEDSSDSLRQIARMLIERGAPTELMERTQALIAREETKAWAAIERFKPRFAAKRVVLITGGVKSWSMVAALQEAGLEIVGTSVKKSTKKDKERIKELMGQHAHMIEDMSPREIYKMLKDAKADIMLSGGKSQFVALKAATPWLDINQERCHAYMGYIGIVKLMEEIEKALYNPIWDQLRQAAPWDEFDRNRQARTVAQMYAQAADPVRDASKNGVNTISLSNESEASGGESAIAAHGPNLAKPAKPCTNSTARCVACKDVRSDLQPPALQAAE, from the coding sequence ATGACTTCGCTTCCCACGACCATACAGGACGTCTTTAACGAACCGGGCTGCGCCAGGAACGCGAGCAAGTCGAACGTCGAGCGCAAGAATGGATGCACCAAGCAGCTGAAGCCGGGCGGCGTCGCCGGTGGGTGTGCCTTCGATGGCGCCAAAGTCGCACTGCAGCCCTTCACCGACGTCGCCCATCTTGTGCATGGTCCAATCGCCTGTGAGGGCAATTCTTGGGACAATCGCGGTTCCGCCTCCTCCGGCTCCGATCTGTGGCGCAGAAGCTTCACCACGGACATGAGCGAGACCGACATCGTGTTCGGCGGCGAGAAGCGGCTGTACAGGGCAGTCAAGGAGATCACAGAGAAATACGACCCGCAGGCCATCTTCGTCTACCAGACATGCGTGCCCGCAATGATCGGTGACGACATCGATGCGGTCTGCAAAGCGGCCTCCGCCAAATTTGGCAAACCGGTCATTCCCATCAATGCACCGGGATTTGTGGGGTCGAAGAACCTTGGCAACAAGCTCGCAGGCGAAGCGCTGCTGGAGCACGTCATTGGTACCGCAGAGCCCGATTACACCACGGCCTATGACATCAACATCATCGGCGAATACAACCTGTCGGGCGAGCTCTGGCAGGTCAAGCCGCTGCTCGATGAGCTCGGAATCCGGATCCTGTCGTGCATCTCGGGGGACGGCAAGTATCGCGAGGTGGCTTATTCGCACCGAGCCAAAGCCGCGATGATGGTCTGCTCAAAGGCAATGATCAACGTCGCACGCAAGATGAGGCAGCGCTACGGCATCCCGTTTTTTGAAGGCTCGTTCTACGGTATTGAGGATTCCAGCGATTCACTACGCCAGATCGCGCGCATGCTGATCGAACGCGGCGCGCCGACTGAGCTGATGGAACGCACGCAAGCCCTGATCGCACGCGAAGAGACCAAAGCCTGGGCTGCGATTGAACGTTTCAAGCCACGCTTTGCCGCCAAGAGGGTTGTTCTCATCACCGGTGGCGTGAAATCCTGGTCGATGGTGGCCGCTTTGCAAGAGGCCGGGCTCGAGATCGTCGGCACGTCCGTGAAGAAATCGACCAAGAAGGACAAGGAACGTATCAAGGAGTTAATGGGCCAGCACGCCCACATGATCGAGGACATGTCGCCTCGCGAGATCTACAAGATGCTAAAGGACGCAAAAGCCGACATCATGCTCTCCGGCGGCAAGTCGCAATTCGTCGCACTAAAGGCGGCGACGCCGTGGCTCGATATCAACCAGGAGCGCTGCCACGCCTATATGGGCTATATCGGGATTGTCAAGCTCATGGAGGAGATCGAGAAAGCGCTCTACAATCCGATATGGGATCAGCTCCGCCAAGCCGCGCCATGGGATGAGTTCGACCGAAATCGTCAGGCAAGGACAGTTGCGCAGATGTATGCGCAAGCCGCTGATCCAGTTCGAGACGCGAGCAAGAACGGCGTCAATACGATAAGTCTCTCCAATGAAAGTGAGGCCAGCGGTGGCGAGAGCGCGATTGCGGCGCATGGCCCCAACCTCGCCAAGCCCGCCAAGCCGTGCACCAATTCCACCGCACGGTGCGTTGCTTGTAAAGACGTTCGTTCCGATCTGCAGCCTCCGGCGCTGCAGGCGGCGGAGTAG
- the nifN gene encoding nitrogenase iron-molybdenum cofactor biosynthesis protein NifN, which produces MAIVTTSKKACSVNPLKMSQPIGGSFAFLGLRGAMPLLHGPQGCTSFGLTLLVRHFNEAVPMQTTAMSEVATVLGGHENLEQAILNIYNRVGPEIIGINSTGVTETNGDDVEAFIRLIRQKHPKLEKLPLVYVSTPDFKDAFQDGWGKTVARMIEVLVAPVDTARPRDISRVNVLPGCHLTPGDLDELRTIFEDFGLKPSFLPDVAGSLDGHIPDEFTPTTIGGIGVDEIATMGQVAWTIAIGAQMRRAAEAMQVRTGTPFRLFERLCGLIPNDEFIAFLSQISGRSVPWKYRRQRGQLADAMLDAHFHIGGRKLAIGAEPDLLFDLSSLLHEMGAQVSAAVTTTNSPVLQRVRTEDVLIGDLEDLEELAKSRDCDLLMSHSHGRQAASRLNVPFFRVGFPMFDRVGAAHLTIAGYRGTRDLIFDIANLIITDREANHGPTPDTWRSTCGGPQAHPPQLH; this is translated from the coding sequence ATGGCGATCGTCACTACCTCGAAGAAAGCCTGTTCGGTCAATCCGCTCAAAATGAGCCAGCCGATCGGCGGCTCATTTGCCTTCCTGGGCCTGCGCGGCGCGATGCCGCTTTTGCACGGCCCGCAAGGTTGCACCTCCTTCGGGCTGACGCTGTTAGTGCGCCATTTCAATGAAGCCGTGCCGATGCAGACGACCGCCATGAGCGAGGTTGCCACCGTGCTCGGTGGCCACGAGAATCTCGAACAGGCGATCCTCAACATCTACAATCGCGTCGGGCCCGAGATCATTGGCATCAATTCGACTGGCGTCACCGAGACCAACGGCGATGACGTCGAAGCCTTCATCCGGTTGATCCGACAGAAGCATCCGAAGCTCGAAAAGCTCCCCCTTGTCTACGTCTCGACCCCGGATTTTAAGGATGCCTTTCAGGATGGCTGGGGCAAGACAGTGGCGCGGATGATCGAGGTGCTTGTGGCTCCCGTCGACACAGCGAGACCGCGCGATATCTCCCGCGTCAACGTGCTACCTGGTTGTCACCTCACGCCCGGCGATCTCGACGAGCTTCGCACGATTTTTGAGGATTTTGGGCTCAAGCCCTCGTTCCTGCCGGACGTTGCCGGTTCGCTGGACGGTCACATCCCCGACGAATTCACGCCCACCACGATCGGGGGCATTGGAGTGGACGAGATTGCGACCATGGGGCAGGTGGCCTGGACGATCGCGATCGGCGCGCAAATGCGCCGTGCGGCCGAGGCCATGCAGGTGCGGACAGGCACGCCGTTCCGTCTGTTCGAGCGGCTCTGTGGCCTTATCCCAAATGACGAATTCATCGCCTTCCTGAGCCAGATCAGCGGCCGGTCGGTGCCCTGGAAATATCGCCGGCAGCGTGGACAGCTGGCAGATGCCATGCTGGATGCACATTTCCATATCGGCGGCCGCAAGCTCGCGATCGGCGCCGAGCCGGACTTATTATTCGATCTCTCCAGCTTGCTCCACGAGATGGGCGCACAGGTAAGTGCTGCGGTGACGACGACGAACTCACCGGTGCTCCAGCGGGTCAGGACCGAGGACGTCCTGATCGGCGATCTGGAGGATCTTGAAGAGCTTGCCAAGTCGCGTGACTGCGACCTCTTGATGTCGCATTCACATGGTCGCCAGGCCGCTTCGCGACTCAATGTCCCGTTCTTCCGGGTAGGCTTTCCGATGTTCGATCGCGTTGGCGCTGCGCACCTCACGATCGCTGGCTATCGCGGCACGCGCGATCTGATCTTTGACATTGCCAATCTGATCATCACCGACCGCGAAGCCAACCATGGGCCGACGCCCGACACCTGGCGATCAACCTGCGGCGGCCCGCAGGCCCATCCGCCCCAGTTGCATTGA
- the nifX gene encoding nitrogen fixation protein NifX, translated as MKVAFATQDLKHVDAHFGWAKNIAIYEVGPDGHRFIEAIQFDGDLTEDGNEDKLAPKIEAIRECAILYVAAIGGSGAARVVARNIHPMKVLQPEPIHDLCVKLETVLKGAPPPWLRKLLTKSRERTVDFEA; from the coding sequence ATGAAAGTTGCATTCGCCACTCAGGACTTGAAGCACGTCGATGCCCACTTCGGCTGGGCCAAGAACATCGCGATCTACGAGGTCGGCCCGGACGGGCATCGGTTTATTGAGGCGATCCAGTTCGACGGTGACCTCACCGAAGACGGCAATGAGGATAAGCTCGCGCCGAAGATCGAGGCGATCAGGGAGTGCGCAATCCTCTATGTTGCGGCGATTGGCGGCTCGGGTGCTGCGCGAGTCGTCGCCAGGAACATCCATCCGATGAAGGTGCTGCAGCCAGAGCCCATCCACGATCTTTGCGTAAAACTCGAAACCGTGCTGAAGGGGGCGCCGCCGCCCTGGCTACGGAAGCTGCTCACCAAAAGCCGGGAACGTACGGTGGATTTCGAAGCCTGA
- a CDS encoding NifX-associated nitrogen fixation protein, whose translation MADPPEVTPAAAAAEGPFLKELIKIWRAQDTHGAWEGKKDLELLQPYVLDKRKRRALPIVGNPDPDTTWRLELFFDAVALSIEKATGVMISPMLKMHHEGFGRIVLIGGRLVVVSKQLRDVHRFGFDHLSDLANQGDKFVKSGVEMIRKFPEVASY comes from the coding sequence ATGGCCGATCCGCCTGAAGTCACTCCAGCCGCCGCCGCGGCGGAGGGGCCATTTCTGAAAGAGCTCATCAAGATCTGGCGCGCCCAGGACACCCACGGCGCCTGGGAGGGCAAAAAGGATCTCGAGCTGCTCCAACCCTACGTTCTCGACAAGCGCAAGCGCCGTGCGCTGCCGATCGTCGGCAATCCCGACCCGGACACGACATGGCGGCTGGAGCTGTTCTTCGACGCCGTTGCGCTCTCGATCGAGAAGGCGACCGGTGTGATGATCTCGCCGATGCTGAAGATGCATCACGAAGGCTTCGGTCGGATCGTGCTGATCGGCGGCAGGCTCGTTGTCGTGAGCAAGCAGCTGCGCGACGTGCATCGCTTTGGTTTCGACCATCTCTCTGATCTCGCCAATCAAGGCGACAAATTCGTCAAAAGTGGCGTTGAGATGATTCGTAAGTTCCCGGAAGTGGCGAGTTATTGA
- a CDS encoding CCE_0567 family metalloprotein, producing MSDIEILKAEIKKLSAKATQAKMDLHDLSEELPVNWSSILSVAQKAHAAFSELESKRQYLQALDKT from the coding sequence GTGAGCGATATCGAAATTCTGAAAGCGGAAATAAAGAAGCTGTCGGCCAAGGCGACCCAGGCCAAGATGGACCTCCACGACCTCTCCGAGGAGCTGCCGGTCAACTGGTCGTCGATCCTGAGCGTGGCCCAGAAGGCCCACGCTGCCTTCAGCGAGCTCGAAAGCAAACGCCAATATCTCCAGGCGCTGGACAAAACATAA
- the fdxB gene encoding ferredoxin III, nif-specific produces MSFRTRDGRNWRPDYLVAIDPKKCIGCGRCYKICGREVMTLKGLSEGGEIIDLDEDDDELEKKVMVLKDEGACIGCSACARVCPTNCQTHTPPG; encoded by the coding sequence ATGTCATTCAGGACCCGCGACGGTCGCAATTGGAGGCCGGACTACCTGGTTGCTATCGATCCCAAGAAGTGCATCGGCTGCGGCCGCTGCTACAAGATCTGCGGCCGTGAGGTCATGACGCTGAAGGGGCTAAGCGAGGGTGGCGAGATCATCGATCTCGACGAGGACGACGATGAGCTCGAAAAGAAGGTCATGGTGCTGAAGGACGAAGGCGCTTGCATCGGCTGCAGCGCCTGCGCCCGGGTGTGCCCAACAAACTGTCAGACCCACACACCACCTGGTTGA
- a CDS encoding cytochrome P450, protein MSEQPLPMLPMWRVDHIEPSPEMLALRANGPIHRVRFPSGHEGWWVTGYDEAKAALSDAGFRPAGMPPAAFTPDSVILGSPGWLVSHEGGEHARLRTIVAPAFSNRRMNLLAQQVEAIAAQLFETLAAQPQPADLRRHLSFPLPAMVISALMGVLYEDHAFFAGLSDEVMTHQHESGPRSASRLAWEELRAYIRGKMRDKRQDPGDNLLTDLLAAVDQGKATEEEAIGLAAGMLVAGHESTVAQIEFGLLGMFRHPQQRERLVGDPSLADKAVEEILRMYPPGAGWDGIMRYPRTDVTIAGVHIPAESKVLVGLPATSFDPRHFDDPEIFDIGRDENPHLAFSYGPHSCIGVALARLELKVVFGSIFQRFPALRLAVAAEELKLRKEIITGGFEEFPVLW, encoded by the coding sequence ATGTCCGAACAACCCTTACCGATGCTGCCGATGTGGCGCGTCGATCACATCGAGCCCTCGCCCGAGATGTTGGCGCTACGCGCCAACGGTCCGATCCACCGCGTGCGCTTCCCGTCCGGGCACGAAGGCTGGTGGGTGACAGGCTACGACGAGGCCAAGGCGGCGCTGTCCGACGCGGGGTTCCGGCCCGCGGGAATGCCGCCGGCGGCATTCACCCCGGATTCGGTGATTCTCGGTTCGCCGGGGTGGCTGGTCTCGCACGAGGGGGGCGAGCATGCCCGGTTACGCACGATCGTGGCGCCGGCCTTCAGCAACCGCAGGATGAACCTGCTCGCGCAGCAGGTCGAGGCGATCGCCGCGCAGTTGTTCGAGACGCTGGCGGCCCAGCCCCAGCCCGCCGACCTGCGGCGCCACCTCTCCTTTCCGCTTCCGGCCATGGTCATCAGTGCGCTAATGGGCGTGCTCTATGAGGATCACGCCTTTTTCGCCGGGCTGTCCGACGAGGTGATGACGCACCAGCATGAAAGCGGCCCGCGCAGCGCATCGCGCCTGGCCTGGGAAGAACTGCGCGCCTACATTCGCGGCAAGATGCGGGACAAGCGCCAGGATCCGGGCGACAACCTGCTGACGGATCTGCTCGCGGCGGTCGACCAGGGCAAGGCGACCGAGGAAGAGGCGATCGGCCTGGCGGCGGGCATGCTGGTGGCGGGGCACGAGAGCACCGTCGCGCAGATCGAATTCGGCCTGCTGGGCATGTTCCGCCATCCGCAACAGCGCGAACGCCTGGTCGGCGATCCATCCCTGGCGGACAAGGCGGTGGAGGAAATCCTGCGCATGTACCCGCCGGGCGCGGGCTGGGACGGCATCATGCGCTATCCGAGGACCGACGTGACCATCGCGGGGGTGCATATTCCCGCGGAGAGCAAGGTGCTGGTCGGCCTGCCGGCGACGTCGTTCGATCCGCGCCATTTCGACGACCCGGAAATCTTCGACATCGGACGCGACGAAAATCCGCACCTGGCGTTCTCCTACGGGCCGCACTCCTGCATCGGCGTGGCGCTGGCCAGGCTAGAACTCAAGGTGGTGTTCGGTTCGATCTTCCAGCGCTTTCCCGCGCTGCGCCTGGCCGTGGCGGCCGAAGAACTGAAGTTGCGCAAGGAGATCATCACTGGCGGGTTCGAGGAGTTTCCGGTGCTCTGGTGA
- a CDS encoding cytochrome P450, whose amino-acid sequence MDVQETTAACRDAFAELASPACIHDPYPFMRWLREHDPVHRAASGLFLLSRHADIYWALKATGDAFRGPAPGELARYFPRAATSLSLNLLASTLAMKEPPTHTRLRRLISRDFTMRQIDNLRPSIARIVAARLDGMAPALERGEAVDLHRGFALALPMLVFAELFGMPQDDMFGLAAGIDAILEGLSPHASDSQLAAADAASARVQAYFGGLIQRKRTDHRHDIVSMLVGAHDDDADTLSDAELISMLWGMLLGGFATTAATIDHAVVAMLAYPEQRHWLQGHAVEVEAFVEEVLRCDAPAMFSSIPRIAQRDIELGGVVIPKNADVRVLIAAGNRDPDAFADPDRFDPARFYGTSPGMSTDGKIMLSFGHGIHFCLGAQLARVQLAESLPRIQARFPTLALAEQPTREPSAFLRTFRALPVRLHAQEG is encoded by the coding sequence ATGGACGTGCAAGAAACCACGGCAGCTTGCCGGGACGCCTTCGCCGAACTGGCGTCGCCAGCGTGCATCCACGACCCGTATCCGTTCATGCGGTGGTTGCGCGAGCACGATCCGGTGCATCGCGCGGCGTCGGGCCTCTTTCTGTTGAGCCGCCACGCCGACATCTACTGGGCGCTCAAGGCCACGGGCGATGCGTTTCGGGGACCGGCGCCGGGCGAACTGGCGCGCTATTTCCCGCGTGCGGCGACTAGCCTGTCACTCAATCTGCTGGCGTCCACGCTAGCGATGAAGGAACCACCGACGCATACGCGTCTGCGCCGGCTGATCTCGCGCGATTTCACCATGCGCCAGATCGACAACCTGCGGCCGAGCATCGCGCGCATCGTCGCAGCGCGCCTGGACGGCATGGCGCCCGCGCTGGAGCGCGGGGAGGCGGTGGACCTGCATCGGGGATTCGCGCTGGCCTTGCCCATGCTGGTCTTCGCCGAACTGTTCGGCATGCCCCAGGACGACATGTTCGGGCTCGCCGCCGGCATCGACGCCATTCTGGAAGGCCTGAGCCCGCACGCCAGCGATTCCCAGCTCGCCGCGGCGGACGCGGCCAGCGCCAGGGTGCAGGCCTACTTCGGCGGCCTCATACAGCGCAAGCGCACCGATCACCGCCACGATATCGTGTCGATGCTGGTCGGCGCACACGACGACGATGCCGACACGCTGTCGGATGCGGAGTTGATCAGCATGTTGTGGGGCATGCTGCTGGGCGGCTTCGCAACCACTGCTGCGACCATCGACCATGCGGTCGTGGCGATGCTGGCGTATCCCGAACAGCGGCACTGGCTGCAGGGACACGCCGTGGAGGTGGAGGCATTCGTCGAAGAAGTCCTGCGCTGCGACGCGCCCGCCATGTTCAGCTCCATTCCGCGTATCGCCCAGCGCGACATCGAACTGGGCGGCGTGGTGATCCCGAAGAACGCGGACGTGCGCGTGCTGATCGCGGCCGGCAATCGCGACCCGGACGCCTTCGCCGATCCCGACCGCTTCGATCCCGCGCGGTTCTACGGCACCAGTCCTGGCATGTCGACCGACGGGAAGATCATGCTGAGCTTCGGCCACGGCATCCACTTCTGCCTCGGTGCGCAACTGGCCCGGGTGCAGTTGGCCGAGAGCCTGCCGCGGATCCAGGCGCGCTTCCCCACGCTGGCATTGGCCGAGCAGCCGACCCGGGAGCCCTCCGCGTTCCTTAGGACGTTCCGCGCGCTGCCGGTACGGCTGCATGCGCAGGAGGGTTGA
- a CDS encoding ferredoxin has translation MRVVVDQDLCGTTGQCVLTLPGTFRQSEPDGVAEVCVATVPQALHAAVRLAASQCPVAAIRVIESDAGDDERASADPAPAPAEAEQRNPGGRDGTV, from the coding sequence ATGCGCGTCGTGGTCGACCAGGATCTGTGCGGAACCACCGGGCAGTGCGTGCTGACGCTGCCGGGCACCTTTCGCCAGAGCGAACCGGACGGCGTGGCCGAAGTGTGCGTGGCGACGGTCCCGCAGGCGCTGCACGCCGCCGTGCGGCTCGCGGCAAGCCAGTGTCCGGTCGCCGCCATTCGGGTCATCGAAAGCGACGCTGGCGATGACGAGCGCGCCAGCGCCGACCCTGCGCCTGCTCCGGCGGAGGCCGAGCAACGCAATCCAGGAGGAAGGGATGGCACGGTTTGA